One Bacillus sp. FJAT-52991 genomic region harbors:
- a CDS encoding glucose-1-phosphate adenylyltransferase, with protein sequence MVKEKCVAMLLAGGKGSRLKELTTGLAKPAVPYGGKYRIIDFPLSNCANSGIHTVGVLTQYQPLVLNSYIGIGSAWDLDRKNGGVTVLPPYSETAGVKWYSGTASAIYQNLNYLKQYDPEHVLILSGDHIYKMNYAKMLDFHIEKDADVTISVIEVPWDEASRFGIMSTNQEMEITDFEEKPEKPNSNLASMGIYIFKWSTLKTYLEMDENNAESTNDFGKDVIPLMLREKLKLFAYPFSGYWKDVGTIQSLWEANMDLLDREEELDLLDYSWRIYSVNPNQPPQFIGEHAVVKNSLVNEGCVIEGEVTHSVLFQGVQVEEQTVIKDAVIMPNARIGRNCVIERAIVISNLEIPDNVEIYNHTEDILLITEEYLAQLIRQKQ encoded by the coding sequence ATGGTAAAAGAAAAGTGCGTAGCGATGCTATTAGCGGGAGGAAAAGGAAGCAGATTAAAGGAATTGACGACAGGCTTAGCTAAACCAGCTGTTCCATACGGAGGAAAATATCGCATTATTGACTTTCCGCTAAGTAATTGTGCAAATTCGGGTATTCATACGGTCGGTGTGTTGACGCAGTATCAACCGCTCGTTCTTAATTCTTATATCGGAATTGGAAGTGCGTGGGATTTAGATCGGAAAAATGGTGGTGTGACGGTGTTGCCACCTTATTCAGAAACAGCAGGAGTGAAGTGGTATTCAGGGACTGCTAGTGCCATCTATCAAAATTTAAACTATTTGAAACAGTACGACCCAGAACATGTCCTGATTTTGTCAGGGGATCATATTTATAAAATGAATTATGCTAAAATGCTAGATTTCCACATTGAGAAAGATGCGGATGTGACGATTTCCGTTATTGAAGTGCCTTGGGATGAGGCTAGTCGTTTTGGAATTATGAGCACGAATCAAGAAATGGAAATCACAGATTTTGAAGAAAAGCCTGAGAAGCCTAATAGCAATCTTGCTTCAATGGGCATTTATATTTTTAAATGGTCGACGTTAAAGACCTATTTAGAAATGGATGAAAACAATGCGGAATCAACGAACGATTTTGGAAAAGATGTTATTCCATTAATGTTAAGAGAGAAACTAAAGTTATTTGCCTATCCTTTTAGCGGCTATTGGAAGGATGTTGGAACAATTCAGAGTTTGTGGGAAGCGAACATGGATCTGTTAGATAGAGAAGAAGAGTTAGATTTACTTGATTACTCGTGGCGTATTTATTCAGTGAATCCAAATCAACCACCGCAGTTTATCGGTGAACACGCAGTTGTAAAAAATTCGCTTGTCAATGAAGGCTGTGTGATCGAAGGGGAGGTGACTCATTCTGTTCTATTCCAAGGTGTTCAAGTAGAAGAGCAGACAGTCATTAAAGATGCAGTGATTATGCCAAATGCTCGCATAGGAAGAAATTGTGTCATAGAACGAGCGATTGTCATTAGCAATTTAGAAATTCCTGA
- the pruA gene encoding L-glutamate gamma-semialdehyde dehydrogenase, with protein MMIPYKHEPFTDFSKEENKKAYEEALGLVQGYLGQDYPLVIGGEKITTEDKITSYNPADKQEVIGRVSKASQELAEQAMQAAVETFETWKKVKPEVRADVLFKAAAIIRRRKHEFSALLTKEAGKPMNEADADTAEAIDFIEFYARQMLQIKDGVKVESRPGEFNRYGYIPLGVGIIISPWNFPLAIMAGTTVAAIVTGNTVLLKPASTTPIVAAKFVEVMEEAGLPKGVLNFVPGSGAEVGDYLVDHPKTRFISFTGSRDVGLRIFERASKVNEGQIWLKRVIAEMGGKDTIVVDKEADLELAAQSIVKSAFGFSGQKCSACSRAVIVEDVYDQVLNRAVELTKEISAGNPLEHYMGPVIDQAAFDKVMSYAKLGHEEGRVLTGGEGDDSKGYFVQPTIVADVDPKARLMQEEIFGPVVAFAKAKDFDHALEIANNTEYGLTGAVITSNRANMEKAREDFHVGNLYFNRGCTGAIVGYQPFGGFNMSGTDSKAGGPDYLQLHMQAKTTSEML; from the coding sequence ATCATGATTCCATATAAACATGAACCATTCACAGACTTTTCGAAAGAAGAGAATAAAAAAGCATACGAAGAGGCGTTAGGTCTTGTGCAAGGTTATTTAGGTCAAGATTATCCGCTTGTTATCGGCGGTGAAAAAATCACGACAGAAGATAAAATCACTTCTTATAACCCAGCTGATAAGCAAGAAGTAATCGGCCGTGTATCAAAAGCAAGCCAAGAGCTAGCCGAACAAGCGATGCAAGCAGCGGTAGAAACATTTGAAACTTGGAAAAAAGTAAAACCAGAAGTTCGTGCGGATGTATTATTCAAAGCAGCTGCGATCATTCGTCGCCGCAAGCATGAATTCTCTGCTCTATTAACCAAAGAAGCAGGAAAGCCGATGAATGAAGCGGATGCGGATACTGCAGAAGCAATCGACTTCATTGAGTTCTACGCTCGTCAAATGCTACAAATTAAAGATGGCGTGAAAGTAGAAAGTCGCCCAGGCGAATTCAACCGTTACGGCTACATTCCATTAGGAGTAGGGATCATCATTTCTCCTTGGAACTTCCCACTTGCGATCATGGCTGGTACAACAGTAGCGGCAATCGTGACAGGAAATACCGTTCTATTAAAACCAGCTTCTACTACACCGATCGTTGCGGCGAAATTTGTAGAAGTTATGGAAGAAGCAGGTCTTCCAAAAGGCGTATTAAACTTCGTACCAGGAAGCGGCGCCGAAGTGGGCGATTACTTAGTAGATCATCCGAAAACACGCTTCATCTCGTTCACAGGTTCTCGTGACGTAGGTCTTCGTATTTTCGAACGTGCGTCAAAAGTAAACGAAGGTCAAATTTGGTTAAAACGTGTCATCGCTGAGATGGGCGGAAAAGACACGATCGTGGTCGATAAAGAAGCGGATCTTGAGTTAGCGGCTCAATCGATCGTGAAATCAGCGTTCGGTTTCTCAGGACAAAAATGTTCGGCTTGTTCTCGTGCTGTCATCGTAGAAGATGTGTACGATCAAGTATTAAATCGTGCAGTAGAATTAACGAAAGAAATTTCAGCAGGCAACCCATTAGAGCATTACATGGGACCAGTAATTGACCAAGCTGCTTTCGATAAAGTGATGAGCTATGCAAAACTTGGCCATGAAGAAGGCCGCGTATTAACAGGTGGCGAAGGCGATGACTCCAAAGGTTACTTCGTTCAACCAACGATCGTAGCGGATGTCGATCCGAAAGCTCGTTTAATGCAAGAAGAAATCTTTGGCCCAGTCGTGGCATTTGCAAAAGCGAAAGATTTCGATCATGCGCTTGAAATTGCAAACAACACAGAATACGGTTTAACAGGTGCGGTGATTACAAGTAACCGTGCGAACATGGAAAAAGCACGTGAAGACTTCCATGTGGGTAACCTTTACTTCAATCGCGGCTGTACAGGAGCAATCGTTGGATACCAACCATTCGGCGGTTTCAACATGTCAGGAACCGATTCTAAAGCAGGTGGCCCAGACTACTTACAGCTACACATGCAAGCAAAAACAACTTCAGAAATGCTATAA
- a CDS encoding glucose-6-phosphate isomerase produces MTHIKFDYSKALSFFGEHELEYLRDAVKVAHHSLHEKTGQGGEFTGWVELPIQYNKEEFSRIQRAADKIQSDSDVLVVIGIGGSYLGAKAAIDMLSHSFYNLLSKEKRTTPQILFVGNNLSSSYMKELCDVLEGKDWSINVISKSGTTTEPAVAFRMFRKLLEEEYGVEEARQRIYATTDRQKGALKTLTLNEEYESFIIPDDVGGRFSVLTAVGLLPIAVSGADITEVMKGAAQAVGDLSESELDQNIAYQYAAVRRVLYNQGKTIEMLVNYEPGLQYFSEWWKQLFGESEGKDRKGIFPASANFSTDLHSLGQYVQEGRRDLFETVIKVETSRQEQMIEGDESDLDGLNYLAGKTIDFVNQKAFEGTLLAHTDGGVPNLIVTVPIMDAYSFGYLVYFFEKACAMSCYLLGVNPFDQPGVEAYKVNMFALLGKSGYEDKKQSLEQRLTSK; encoded by the coding sequence ATGACCCATATTAAGTTTGACTATTCCAAGGCATTATCATTTTTTGGTGAACATGAATTGGAGTATTTGCGAGATGCAGTAAAAGTAGCGCATCATTCCTTGCATGAAAAAACAGGTCAAGGTGGAGAGTTTACCGGATGGGTTGAATTACCTATTCAATACAACAAAGAAGAATTTTCTCGCATTCAAAGAGCAGCTGACAAAATTCAAAGTGATTCAGATGTGTTAGTGGTCATTGGGATTGGTGGTTCTTACTTAGGAGCAAAAGCGGCGATTGATATGCTAAGTCATAGCTTTTATAACCTTTTATCTAAAGAAAAACGAACCACTCCGCAAATTCTTTTTGTTGGGAACAATTTGAGTTCTTCCTACATGAAAGAGTTATGTGATGTATTAGAGGGGAAAGACTGGTCAATTAATGTTATTTCTAAATCTGGTACAACGACTGAACCAGCAGTTGCTTTTCGAATGTTTCGCAAGCTGTTAGAAGAAGAATACGGGGTGGAAGAAGCGAGACAACGGATTTATGCCACAACGGATCGTCAAAAAGGGGCTCTTAAAACCCTAACCTTAAATGAAGAGTATGAATCCTTTATTATTCCTGATGATGTAGGTGGGCGCTTTTCTGTGTTGACAGCGGTCGGTTTATTACCGATAGCGGTCAGCGGAGCGGACATCACAGAGGTGATGAAAGGTGCGGCACAAGCGGTTGGAGATTTAAGTGAGTCTGAGCTCGATCAAAACATCGCTTATCAATATGCGGCAGTTCGTCGTGTTTTATACAATCAAGGGAAAACGATTGAAATGCTCGTTAATTATGAGCCGGGGCTGCAATATTTTTCTGAATGGTGGAAGCAATTATTTGGAGAAAGTGAAGGGAAGGATCGAAAAGGAATTTTCCCAGCATCCGCTAACTTTTCAACCGATCTTCATTCACTAGGACAATATGTTCAAGAAGGACGTAGAGATTTATTTGAGACGGTCATTAAAGTAGAGACGTCTAGACAAGAACAAATGATTGAAGGAGACGAGTCTGATTTAGATGGTTTGAATTATCTAGCTGGAAAAACCATCGATTTTGTGAATCAAAAAGCCTTTGAGGGAACATTGCTTGCTCATACAGATGGTGGCGTACCTAACTTAATTGTAACGGTACCTATAATGGATGCATACTCTTTTGGGTATCTTGTTTATTTCTTTGAAAAAGCCTGTGCGATGAGCTGTTATTTATTAGGAGTCAATCCGTTCGATCAACCAGGTGTCGAAGCGTATAAAGTCAATATGTTTGCTTTGCTCGGTAAGTCAGGTTATGAAGATAAGAAGCAAAGTCTAGAGCAGAGATTAACATCTAAATAA
- a CDS encoding potassium channel family protein, translating into MLQQFYFKFVEAPTLLRIFSMAIFFIIFFGITIHFIEPQTFPTIFEGIWWAVVTASTVGFGDYAPKTVPGRILGIGLIFIGAGFLSAYFIRLATTTVASQNALKEGKTMYAQKNHLVIVGWNERSKEIIDQLQEMTIPRQIVLIDDSLKANPYTSRIVHFIQGAPYKDETLKKANVKEANMVLITADQNKNEVYADMNSILTLVAMKGCRPDLYCVVEILTKEQVINAQRAGANEVIETNRHASSIMLNSLYFDGISSTVIHLLDPLNGGHLKILSTKEEWSHLSFGQLAPLLLQEQTLLIGIQREEKTYINPPFEFPIQRADELLIIQR; encoded by the coding sequence ATGCTTCAGCAATTCTATTTTAAATTTGTCGAAGCCCCAACTTTACTAAGAATATTTTCGATGGCTATTTTTTTTATCATTTTTTTTGGAATTACGATCCATTTCATCGAGCCACAGACATTCCCTACGATATTTGAAGGGATTTGGTGGGCGGTTGTTACCGCGTCTACGGTAGGTTTCGGGGACTATGCCCCCAAAACAGTACCTGGACGGATACTTGGCATCGGGCTAATCTTTATTGGAGCAGGCTTCTTATCCGCTTATTTTATTCGTTTAGCGACCACGACAGTAGCTTCACAAAACGCCTTGAAAGAAGGAAAGACGATGTACGCTCAAAAAAACCATTTGGTCATTGTTGGCTGGAACGAACGATCTAAGGAAATTATTGATCAGCTCCAGGAGATGACCATCCCTCGCCAGATTGTTTTAATCGACGATTCCTTAAAAGCCAATCCATACACTTCAAGAATTGTCCATTTTATTCAAGGAGCTCCTTATAAGGATGAAACATTAAAAAAAGCGAACGTAAAAGAAGCCAATATGGTTCTCATTACAGCCGATCAAAATAAAAATGAAGTATATGCCGACATGAACTCTATTTTAACGTTAGTAGCAATGAAAGGTTGTCGTCCTGATCTTTACTGCGTGGTGGAAATTTTAACAAAGGAGCAAGTCATCAATGCTCAACGGGCTGGAGCCAATGAAGTGATTGAAACAAATCGTCACGCCAGTTCCATTATGCTAAACAGCTTATATTTTGACGGTATTTCTAGCACGGTCATTCATTTACTTGATCCATTGAATGGCGGGCATTTAAAAATATTATCCACCAAAGAAGAATGGAGCCACCTTAGCTTCGGACAGTTAGCACCGCTTTTATTACAAGAACAAACGTTATTGATCGGCATTCAAAGGGAGGAGAAAACATATATTAACCCTCCCTTTGAATTTCCTATTCAGCGAGCGGACGAGCTATTAATTATTCAACGTTGA
- a CDS encoding MgtC/SapB family protein, whose product MDWLFEADVLIKLALSAVLGLVIGLERELKRKPVGLKTSLVISIVSCLLTIVSIESAYKSPGSEFVNITMDPLRLAAQIVSGVGFLGAGVILHRSNDSISGLTTAAMIWGAAGIGIVVGAGFFAEAITGLALLIFSVEIIPIIFRVFGPSGLQRKALFIKMTIKNKDNLDEVINSIEEEDIVITRLRIKDLKKEAHLLELGVSVYFQRSTTEIYHTISDLPHVDNVEIESL is encoded by the coding sequence ATGGATTGGCTATTTGAAGCAGACGTATTAATTAAGCTTGCTTTATCAGCCGTTTTAGGATTAGTCATCGGGCTTGAGCGTGAATTAAAAAGAAAGCCCGTTGGATTGAAAACGAGTTTAGTCATTTCGATCGTTAGTTGTTTGTTAACGATCGTATCAATTGAATCAGCCTACAAATCACCAGGAAGTGAGTTCGTCAATATTACGATGGATCCTTTACGTCTCGCCGCACAAATTGTTTCTGGCGTTGGTTTTTTAGGGGCTGGGGTGATTTTACACAGAAGTAATGATAGTATTTCTGGTTTAACCACAGCTGCTATGATTTGGGGAGCTGCCGGTATCGGAATCGTTGTTGGAGCTGGTTTTTTCGCAGAAGCAATTACTGGGCTTGCTTTATTAATTTTCAGTGTTGAAATTATCCCCATTATTTTTAGAGTTTTTGGCCCAAGTGGTTTACAGCGAAAAGCGCTTTTTATTAAAATGACGATCAAAAACAAAGATAATTTAGATGAAGTGATCAATAGTATCGAAGAGGAAGATATCGTCATCACGCGACTACGAATTAAAGATTTAAAAAAGGAAGCGCATTTACTTGAACTAGGTGTGTCTGTCTACTTCCAACGAAGTACAACCGAAATCTATCACACCATATCTGATCTTCCTCATGTAGACAATGTAGAAATTGAAAGCCTGTAA
- the glgB gene encoding 1,4-alpha-glucan branching protein GlgB: MTAAYPTDFDLHLFHEGNLFQAYDLFGAHLSRIDQNIYTSFCVWAPHAKQVRLVGSFNNWNGEGYSLQKVNNEGIWYIQVQKNLEGELYKYEMLTETGETYLKTDPYAFFAEERPGTASIVYSLEGYKWHDQLWQNNKKQSAIYEKPLCIYEVHLGTWKRKEDGTLYSYRELADQVIPYVKELGFTHVEVMPVTEHPYDRSWGYQGTGYFAATSRYGEPKDFMYFVDQCHVHGLGVILDWVPGHFCKDAHGLHRLDGGYSYEYENSWDRENYIWGTANFDLGKTEVQSFLISNAVFWLDYFHIDGFRVDAVANIIYWPNRDHLEVNPFGLKFLKKLNKAVFQFDPDVLMIAEDSTDWPQVTAPVHMGGLGFNYKWNMGWMNDVLKYMEMHWHQRSDHHHLISFSLMYAYSENFILPFSHDEVVHGKKSLLNKMPGDYWQKFAQLRLLMGFLMAHPGKKLLFMGSELAPFSEWKDLEEIDWHLIEYEMHQKFREYFINLLHLYKRAESLFELDHDPRGFQWIDVHNTKQNVYSFIRRNKEGSPLIVICNFGEYGYENYRIGVPEVSWYEEILNSDKKKYGGSGQINPAPLEAKKGDFHGQPAYVHMTIPPFGVVYIQPKI, translated from the coding sequence ATGACAGCAGCATATCCAACTGATTTTGATCTTCATTTATTTCATGAAGGGAATTTATTTCAAGCCTATGACCTATTTGGTGCTCATTTGTCTAGGATTGATCAGAATATATACACATCTTTTTGTGTATGGGCCCCTCATGCAAAGCAAGTTCGACTTGTTGGTAGTTTTAATAATTGGAATGGGGAAGGATATTCCTTACAAAAAGTGAACAATGAAGGGATTTGGTATATACAAGTTCAAAAAAATCTAGAAGGCGAGTTATATAAATATGAAATGCTTACAGAAACGGGAGAAACATATTTAAAGACGGATCCCTATGCATTTTTTGCAGAGGAGAGACCGGGGACGGCTAGCATTGTGTATTCTCTTGAAGGATATAAATGGCATGATCAATTGTGGCAGAACAATAAAAAACAGTCGGCTATTTATGAAAAGCCTCTCTGTATTTATGAGGTTCATTTAGGAACTTGGAAAAGGAAAGAGGATGGCACTCTTTATTCTTATCGAGAGTTAGCTGATCAAGTAATTCCTTATGTAAAAGAACTAGGATTTACTCATGTTGAGGTGATGCCGGTAACAGAGCATCCGTATGATCGATCTTGGGGGTATCAAGGAACAGGGTACTTTGCTGCGACAAGTCGCTATGGAGAACCTAAAGACTTTATGTACTTTGTTGATCAATGTCATGTGCATGGGCTTGGTGTGATTTTAGATTGGGTACCGGGACATTTTTGCAAGGATGCTCATGGGCTTCACAGGCTAGATGGGGGCTATAGTTATGAATATGAGAACAGTTGGGACCGAGAAAATTATATTTGGGGTACAGCGAATTTTGATTTAGGAAAGACGGAGGTACAAAGCTTCCTGATCTCCAATGCTGTTTTTTGGCTCGATTATTTTCATATAGATGGATTTCGAGTGGACGCGGTAGCGAATATTATTTATTGGCCAAATAGAGATCATCTTGAGGTCAATCCTTTTGGGCTGAAATTTTTAAAGAAGCTAAATAAAGCGGTGTTTCAGTTTGATCCTGATGTATTAATGATTGCTGAGGATTCAACAGATTGGCCGCAAGTGACGGCACCCGTACATATGGGAGGGCTTGGATTTAATTATAAATGGAATATGGGATGGATGAATGATGTGTTGAAATATATGGAAATGCATTGGCATCAACGCTCTGATCATCATCATTTAATTTCTTTCTCACTAATGTACGCGTACTCAGAAAATTTCATTCTGCCTTTTTCTCATGATGAAGTGGTGCATGGTAAGAAATCATTATTAAATAAAATGCCAGGTGACTATTGGCAAAAGTTTGCCCAGCTTCGTTTATTAATGGGATTCCTTATGGCTCATCCCGGAAAAAAGCTCTTGTTTATGGGGAGCGAATTGGCTCCATTTTCAGAATGGAAAGACCTTGAAGAAATTGATTGGCATTTAATTGAATATGAGATGCATCAGAAATTTCGGGAATACTTTATCAACCTGCTTCATCTATATAAGAGGGCTGAATCATTATTTGAGCTAGATCATGACCCTCGTGGTTTTCAATGGATTGATGTTCATAATACGAAGCAAAATGTGTACTCGTTTATTCGTAGAAATAAAGAAGGTTCCCCATTGATTGTCATTTGTAATTTCGGAGAATATGGCTATGAGAATTATCGAATAGGGGTTCCTGAAGTTAGTTGGTATGAGGAAATCTTAAACAGTGACAAAAAAAAATATGGGGGATCGGGACAAATCAATCCGGCTCCTTTAGAAGCGAAGAAAGGCGATTTTCATGGGCAGCCAGCTTATGTACATATGACCATACCGCCTTTTGGTGTTGTGTATATTCAGCCTAAAATATAA
- a CDS encoding Glu/Leu/Phe/Val dehydrogenase encodes MSENLNLFTSTQNVIKEALTKLGYTEEMYELLKEPLRMLTVRIPVRMDDGSTKVFTGYRAQHSDAAGPSKGGVRFHPEVNEEEVKALAAWMTLKAGIVDLPYGGGKGGVVCDPRQMSMGEVERLSRGYVRAISQMVGPTKDIPAPDVYTNSQIMAWMMDEYSRIREYDSPNFITGKPLVLGGSHGREKATAQGVTICIREAAKKIGINVEGARIVIQGFGNAGSFLAKFMHDAGAKVIGISDAYGALHDPNGLDIDYLLDRRDSFGTITTLFENTISNQELLELDCDILVPAAISNQITEENAHNIKASIVVEAANGPTTLEATKILTDRGILLVPDVLASSGGVTVSYFEWVQNNQGYYWTEEEVNEKLNDTLVSAFNNIYETSQTRGVNMRLAAYMVGVRRTAEASKFRGWV; translated from the coding sequence ATGTCGGAAAATCTAAATTTATTCACATCTACTCAGAATGTCATTAAAGAAGCGCTGACAAAACTGGGCTATACGGAAGAAATGTACGAGCTTTTAAAAGAGCCACTTCGCATGTTAACAGTCCGTATTCCAGTACGTATGGATGATGGATCTACAAAGGTGTTCACTGGATATCGAGCACAGCATAGTGATGCAGCTGGTCCTTCTAAAGGGGGAGTTCGTTTTCATCCTGAGGTGAATGAAGAAGAAGTCAAAGCACTAGCAGCGTGGATGACATTAAAAGCTGGTATTGTTGACTTACCTTATGGAGGGGGAAAAGGCGGAGTTGTCTGTGACCCTCGTCAAATGTCAATGGGAGAAGTCGAACGTTTAAGCCGTGGATATGTTCGTGCGATCAGTCAAATGGTTGGTCCGACAAAAGATATTCCAGCTCCAGATGTATATACGAACTCTCAAATTATGGCATGGATGATGGATGAATACAGCCGCATTCGCGAGTATGATTCTCCAAACTTCATTACAGGAAAGCCGCTTGTTCTTGGTGGATCTCACGGACGTGAGAAAGCGACAGCTCAAGGGGTAACCATCTGCATTAGAGAAGCAGCTAAAAAAATTGGTATTAATGTTGAAGGTGCACGTATTGTCATTCAAGGCTTTGGTAATGCAGGAAGCTTCTTAGCGAAGTTTATGCATGACGCTGGAGCGAAAGTAATCGGTATTTCAGATGCTTATGGAGCGCTTCATGATCCTAACGGCTTAGATATTGATTATTTACTTGATCGTCGTGATAGCTTTGGAACAATCACTACATTGTTTGAAAACACGATCTCTAACCAAGAACTTTTAGAGCTTGATTGTGACATTTTAGTGCCTGCAGCGATCTCTAACCAAATTACAGAAGAAAACGCTCATAATATTAAAGCGTCTATCGTTGTAGAAGCAGCGAATGGTCCAACGACATTAGAAGCAACGAAAATTTTGACAGATCGCGGAATTCTTCTTGTGCCTGATGTGTTAGCTAGCTCTGGTGGTGTAACAGTTTCATACTTTGAGTGGGTACAAAACAACCAAGGTTATTACTGGACGGAAGAAGAAGTCAATGAAAAACTTAATGACACGTTAGTTTCTGCGTTCAACAACATTTACGAAACATCTCAAACACGTGGAGTGAACATGCGTTTAGCGGCTTACATGGTAGGAGTTCGTAGAACAGCTGAAGCTTCCAAGTTCAGAGGATGGGTATAA
- a CDS encoding DUF378 domain-containing protein — protein sequence MSGLQRFALALTIIGAINWGLIGLFRFDLVASIFGGQTSGLSRFIYTLVGLAGLINLGLLFKPDEEINFRRNPTSNP from the coding sequence ATGAGTGGGCTTCAACGTTTTGCTTTAGCCTTGACTATTATCGGAGCTATTAACTGGGGATTAATTGGCTTATTCCGTTTTGATTTAGTAGCTTCAATATTCGGGGGACAAACATCAGGTCTTTCTAGATTTATTTATACACTAGTTGGTCTTGCCGGGCTCATTAATCTTGGTTTACTGTTTAAACCAGATGAAGAAATAAATTTCAGAAGAAATCCTACTTCAAATCCTTAG
- a CDS encoding ornithine--oxo-acid transaminase, producing the protein MTTNVNSQQIIEQTEQYGAQNYHPLPIVISEAEGVWVKDPEGNKYMDMLSAYSAVNQGHRHPKIIEALKEQADRVTLTSRAFHSDQLGPWYEKICKLANKEMALPMNTGAEAVETALKAARRWGYDVKKISDGQAEIIACEGNFHGRTMGAVSLSSEEEYKRGFGPMLPGIKLVPYGDVNALKEAITPNTAAFIIEPIQGEAGINIPPAGYLKAAYELCKENNVMFIADEIQAGLARTGKMFACEWEGFEPDMYILGKALGGGVFPISCVVANKDILSVFNPGSHGSTFGGNPMACAVSLAALEVLENEKLAERSLELGEYFVGKLKEIQNPMIKAVRGRGLFIGVELTEPARKYCEALKEENLLCKETHDTVIRFAPPLVISKEELDWAIERIQKVLG; encoded by the coding sequence ATGACTACCAACGTTAATTCTCAACAAATTATTGAACAAACAGAGCAATATGGAGCTCAAAATTATCATCCACTACCGATCGTTATTTCTGAGGCTGAAGGAGTTTGGGTGAAAGATCCAGAAGGCAACAAATATATGGATATGCTTAGTGCATATTCTGCTGTAAACCAAGGACATCGTCATCCGAAAATTATTGAAGCGCTTAAAGAACAAGCGGATCGTGTAACATTAACATCAAGAGCATTCCACAGTGACCAACTTGGACCTTGGTATGAGAAAATTTGTAAATTAGCGAACAAAGAGATGGCTCTTCCGATGAACACGGGAGCTGAAGCTGTAGAGACAGCACTTAAGGCTGCAAGACGCTGGGGATATGATGTAAAGAAAATTTCTGATGGTCAAGCTGAAATTATTGCTTGCGAAGGTAACTTCCATGGTCGTACAATGGGAGCAGTATCACTGTCATCAGAAGAAGAATACAAACGTGGTTTCGGACCAATGCTTCCTGGTATTAAACTGGTTCCTTATGGCGATGTAAACGCTCTTAAAGAAGCGATTACACCAAATACAGCTGCTTTCATTATTGAACCGATTCAAGGAGAAGCAGGGATTAACATTCCACCAGCTGGCTACTTAAAAGCTGCTTATGAGTTATGTAAAGAAAATAATGTCATGTTTATTGCTGATGAAATTCAAGCAGGTCTTGCTCGTACAGGAAAAATGTTTGCTTGTGAGTGGGAAGGCTTCGAACCGGATATGTATATTCTTGGTAAAGCGCTTGGAGGCGGGGTATTCCCAATCTCTTGTGTTGTGGCTAACAAGGATATCTTAAGCGTGTTCAATCCTGGTTCTCACGGGTCAACTTTCGGTGGAAATCCAATGGCTTGTGCGGTATCTTTAGCTGCTCTTGAAGTGCTTGAGAACGAAAAGCTTGCTGAGCGTTCCTTAGAATTAGGGGAATATTTTGTGGGCAAACTAAAAGAAATCCAAAACCCAATGATTAAAGCAGTTCGCGGTAGAGGGTTATTTATCGGTGTAGAGCTAACAGAACCAGCTCGTAAATATTGTGAAGCATTGAAAGAAGAAAACTTGCTTTGTAAAGAAACTCATGATACAGTGATCCGTTTTGCCCCGCCATTAGTTATTTCTAAAGAAGAATTAGATTGGGCAATCGAACGCATTCAAAAAGTATTAGGGTAA
- a CDS encoding YugN-like family protein, with translation MIELASRLQGKHFNLYELEQKLKPMGFVIGGNWDYDHGSFDYKIDHEGGYQFLRLPFSAIDGQLDTPGVSVRFSQPYVLAHVYQRGLDDYAEAGVVSGSVNQFSEPRDPDGQLKEKYVIAGKRLLEEVEAILNVE, from the coding sequence ATGATTGAACTTGCTTCACGGCTACAAGGAAAACATTTTAATTTATATGAGTTAGAACAAAAATTGAAGCCAATGGGATTTGTAATTGGTGGGAATTGGGATTATGATCATGGCTCATTTGATTACAAAATAGATCATGAGGGGGGGTACCAGTTTCTGCGTTTACCCTTTTCAGCAATAGATGGTCAGTTAGATACACCGGGAGTATCAGTGCGTTTCAGTCAACCTTATGTACTAGCTCATGTATATCAACGAGGGCTCGATGATTATGCCGAAGCAGGAGTAGTGAGCGGTTCGGTTAATCAGTTTTCTGAACCGCGAGATCCGGATGGCCAATTAAAAGAAAAGTATGTAATTGCCGGAAAGCGGCTTTTAGAAGAAGTGGAGGCTATTCTCAACGTTGAATAA